A window of Cohnella herbarum contains these coding sequences:
- a CDS encoding sugar transferase, translating into MSNMKEKKTLKSLLLIVDIVLIMLAYIAAFYLRYDEIPQRNWESFVSLMPWIALLALFFLSINELYSINRKTIWDMIRSLFVSMTLLSFLTMSISFLFREFALPRSVILIAYILSLLFLSLWKSTFVFFGHRNEKIRMLLVADEEEAAKLVSQIKTSTLRTKITHIQPNTELSRIFQLIEDHDSIMLSSNTDQEKRTQLLYHAMKANKIIYVVPSLYDLLLSKSAITQLDDSMVMAVKPFGLTIDERFIKRVFDILLSGIGLIFFTPLMLLTFIVIKLDSPRGSVMYKQKRIGQNNKVFTILKFRTMVEDAEVHTGPTLAVQNDPRITRVGRFLRRWRLDEIPQIINVLKGEMSIVGPRPEREFFTRTLNQQYESYQYRNTVKPGITGYAQIMGNYTTNVQDKLVFDLYYIRNYSLWMDIVIILRTLSVVMDRTKSEGHKQKTELTKPNNAMKMDA; encoded by the coding sequence ATGTCAAACATGAAAGAAAAGAAAACCCTTAAATCGTTATTGCTTATCGTTGATATCGTTCTTATTATGCTCGCGTACATAGCTGCATTTTATTTGCGTTATGACGAAATTCCTCAACGAAATTGGGAATCATTCGTATCTCTTATGCCTTGGATTGCGCTACTGGCGCTTTTCTTTTTATCCATTAATGAACTCTACTCAATAAATCGCAAGACGATCTGGGATATGATACGAAGCTTATTTGTATCCATGACGCTACTGTCTTTTCTAACGATGTCTATTTCATTCTTATTCAGGGAGTTTGCACTGCCAAGATCGGTTATCCTGATTGCTTATATACTATCTCTTTTATTCTTAAGCTTGTGGAAATCGACATTTGTATTTTTCGGTCACCGGAATGAGAAAATACGGATGTTATTAGTAGCCGACGAGGAAGAGGCGGCTAAGCTAGTCTCTCAAATCAAGACGTCAACACTTAGAACGAAAATTACACATATTCAACCGAATACTGAACTCTCGCGCATCTTTCAATTGATTGAGGATCACGATAGCATCATGTTAAGTTCGAATACCGATCAAGAGAAAAGAACGCAATTACTATATCATGCAATGAAAGCCAATAAAATTATCTATGTCGTCCCATCGCTGTATGATTTACTATTATCAAAGTCGGCGATTACACAATTAGATGATTCGATGGTCATGGCTGTCAAACCTTTCGGGCTCACGATAGACGAAAGATTTATTAAACGTGTGTTTGATATCCTTCTATCCGGTATTGGACTGATCTTCTTTACTCCGCTTATGTTGTTGACGTTCATAGTAATCAAACTCGATAGTCCGCGCGGAAGCGTAATGTACAAGCAGAAAAGAATCGGTCAGAACAATAAGGTATTTACGATTCTTAAGTTTAGGACGATGGTAGAAGACGCAGAAGTACATACGGGGCCGACTTTAGCGGTTCAAAATGATCCGAGGATTACAAGAGTCGGTCGGTTTCTAAGAAGATGGCGCCTAGATGAGATTCCGCAAATTATTAATGTGTTAAAAGGCGAAATGTCAATCGTTGGACCGAGACCGGAGCGAGAATTCTTCACGAGAACATTGAATCAACAATATGAATCCTATCAATACCGGAATACCGTAAAGCCAGGGATTACGGGGTATGCACAGATTATGGGGAACTATACGACCAACGTACAGGACAAATTAGTGTTCGATTTATACTATATCCGCAATTACTCGCTCTGGATGGATATCGTTATTATTCTAAGAACGTTGTCGGTTGTGATGGATCGTACCAAATCAGAGGGTCATAAACAAAAGACGGAACTAACTAAACCCAACAATGCAATGAAGATGGATGCATAA
- the metK gene encoding methionine adenosyltransferase produces MSIKGRHLFTSESVTEGHPDKICDQISDAVLDAFLEVDPYARVACEVSVATGLVLVIGEISSKADFIDISAIARRTIKEIGYTRAKYGFDSSTCAVLTSLNEQSADIAQGVNAALETRDGKDIQQENEDIGAGDQGLMFGFATNETPELMPLPIALAHRLSRRLSEVRKNGKLPYLRPDGKTQVTVQYEDGKPVRVDAIVVSTQHSEDITLEQIQSDIRENVIYPEVPSEWLDADTKFFINPTGRFVIGGPQGDAGLTGRKIIVDTYGGYARHGGGAFSGKDPTKVDRSAAYAARYVAKNIVAAGLADKCEIQLAYAIGVASPVSINVDTYGTGKIEEEKLVELIVNNFDLRPAGIIKMLDLRRPIYRQTAAYGHFGRTDVDLPWERLDRVEALKQGALV; encoded by the coding sequence TTGTCGATTAAAGGACGGCATCTCTTCACATCCGAATCGGTCACCGAAGGCCATCCGGATAAAATATGCGATCAAATCTCGGACGCGGTATTGGATGCGTTCTTGGAAGTGGACCCTTATGCTCGCGTAGCTTGCGAAGTTTCCGTAGCTACAGGACTTGTGCTTGTTATTGGTGAAATCAGCAGCAAAGCCGATTTTATAGATATTTCCGCCATCGCGCGTCGCACGATTAAAGAAATCGGTTATACCCGCGCCAAGTATGGATTCGATTCCAGTACTTGCGCCGTTCTGACATCCCTGAACGAACAATCCGCAGATATCGCGCAAGGCGTAAATGCAGCTTTGGAAACCCGTGACGGTAAAGACATCCAGCAAGAAAATGAAGATATCGGCGCAGGAGACCAAGGTTTGATGTTCGGTTTTGCAACGAACGAGACTCCTGAGTTGATGCCGCTTCCGATCGCGCTGGCGCACCGTTTGTCCCGTCGTCTGTCCGAAGTTCGCAAGAACGGCAAGCTGCCTTACCTGCGTCCGGATGGAAAAACGCAAGTTACGGTACAATATGAAGACGGTAAACCCGTTCGCGTAGATGCTATCGTCGTATCGACGCAGCATTCCGAGGATATTACTCTAGAACAAATTCAGAGCGACATTCGCGAGAATGTGATCTATCCGGAAGTTCCTTCTGAATGGTTGGATGCCGATACCAAATTCTTCATCAACCCGACAGGGCGTTTCGTTATCGGCGGACCTCAAGGGGATGCAGGATTAACCGGTCGTAAGATCATCGTGGATACGTACGGCGGATACGCTCGCCATGGCGGCGGTGCGTTCTCCGGTAAGGATCCTACAAAGGTTGACCGTTCGGCGGCTTATGCGGCTCGTTACGTGGCTAAGAACATCGTTGCTGCTGGCCTGGCTGACAAATGCGAGATCCAGCTCGCATACGCGATCGGCGTAGCAAGCCCGGTTTCCATCAACGTAGACACATACGGTACTGGCAAGATCGAAGAGGAGAAGTTGGTTGAATTGATCGTGAACAACTTTGACCTACGTCCTGCGGGCATCATCAAGATGTTGGATCTACGTCGTCCGATCTACCGTCAGACAGCTGCTTACGGCCACTTCGGCCGCACGGACGTTGACCTTCCTTGGGAGCGTCTAGACCGTGTTGAAGCATTGAAGCAGGGCGCCTTAGTATAA
- a CDS encoding MmcQ/YjbR family DNA-binding protein, which produces MNHSRLVEHGLEWVGTSLRHPFDPDLPVLFVGSKMFALLGKTGEYESVNLKADPEEAWLLRQQYSGSVLPGYHMNKKHWNTVVLDRKVPDDEVLAMLEQSYQLAWSKLSKRERLELK; this is translated from the coding sequence ATGAACCATAGTAGACTAGTAGAACACGGTTTAGAGTGGGTAGGTACAAGTCTACGTCACCCCTTCGATCCAGACTTGCCGGTTCTGTTCGTAGGAAGCAAGATGTTTGCTTTACTAGGCAAGACTGGAGAGTATGAGAGCGTCAACCTCAAGGCGGATCCGGAGGAAGCATGGCTACTTCGGCAGCAATATTCCGGGTCCGTTCTTCCGGGTTATCATATGAACAAGAAACATTGGAACACGGTTGTTCTTGATCGCAAGGTGCCTGATGACGAGGTGCTTGCGATGTTAGAGCAGTCTTATCAGCTTGCTTGGAGCAAGCTGAGTAAGCGGGAACGATTAGAGCTTAAGTAA
- a CDS encoding NAD-dependent epimerase/dehydratase family protein: protein MNVLVTGGAGFIASNLVDSLLYEGYRVTVVDNLTKGDSSHVSAKASFYQANILDNKLDRIFSDTCPEVVFHFAAQVDVQTSMNRPEHDAMSNIIGTINVLQCCIKYGVKKIIYASTAAVYGVPSFIPLSEEHPKNPISFYGASKYAPERYIELFSELHGLDYTILRYANAYGMRQDPSGEGGVVSIFLSKLLKGKPIVIFGDGEHTRDFVYVKDIVAANLAAISEGRNQIYNVSCNRQTSINQLLRLICKLTGRSFEPMYSPARKGEIIHSCLNNTKAVLELGWKPQYDLEHGLQETINYYRENLINT from the coding sequence ATGAACGTTTTAGTAACTGGAGGAGCGGGATTCATAGCATCTAACTTGGTGGACTCGCTTCTGTATGAAGGATATAGGGTTACGGTAGTCGATAATCTCACAAAGGGAGATTCAAGCCACGTTTCTGCAAAGGCGAGTTTCTACCAAGCTAATATACTGGATAATAAGTTAGATCGGATTTTTTCCGATACTTGCCCTGAAGTTGTTTTTCATTTCGCGGCTCAAGTGGATGTGCAGACTTCCATGAACCGACCAGAACATGATGCCATGTCTAATATCATCGGAACGATAAACGTTCTGCAATGCTGTATTAAATATGGAGTAAAAAAGATTATTTATGCCTCCACTGCAGCCGTTTACGGTGTGCCTAGTTTTATACCTCTATCGGAGGAGCATCCCAAAAACCCAATTTCTTTCTATGGAGCTTCTAAATATGCACCGGAAAGATATATTGAACTTTTTTCCGAACTGCACGGTCTTGATTATACGATTCTCCGTTATGCCAATGCTTACGGAATGCGCCAAGATCCTAGTGGTGAAGGCGGCGTTGTCTCTATCTTCTTGTCCAAGCTTCTTAAAGGAAAACCTATCGTTATATTCGGTGACGGAGAGCACACAAGGGATTTTGTTTATGTGAAAGACATCGTTGCTGCCAATCTGGCTGCAATCTCAGAAGGACGGAACCAGATTTACAATGTGAGCTGCAATCGTCAGACATCTATCAATCAGCTATTACGTTTGATATGTAAACTTACAGGTAGATCGTTTGAACCCATGTACTCCCCTGCTCGTAAAGGCGAGATTATTCATAGTTGTTTGAATAATACGAAAGCCGTTCTTGAACTTGGGTGGAAACCCCAGTACGATCTCGAACACGGGTTACAGGAAACCATCAACTATTATAGAGAAAACTTAATAAATACATAA
- a CDS encoding alpha/beta-type small acid-soluble spore protein — MARSNKLVVPECANALKQMKYEIASELGVPIAASTGDVDSEFSGELGSIGSAGYGQQYLGNLTSREAGSLGGGITKRLIQQAQQTII, encoded by the coding sequence ATGGCGAGAAGCAACAAGTTGGTTGTACCGGAATGCGCGAATGCGTTAAAGCAGATGAAGTACGAGATTGCGTCGGAACTTGGCGTGCCCATCGCTGCATCGACCGGTGACGTGGATTCGGAATTTTCCGGTGAGCTCGGTAGCATCGGATCAGCTGGATATGGACAACAATATTTAGGTAACCTGACTTCTAGGGAAGCGGGATCCCTCGGCGGCGGAATTACGAAACGCCTGATTCAACAAGCGCAACAAACGATCATTTAG
- a CDS encoding SwmB domain-containing protein, whose amino-acid sequence MQLKRTLSLLLFISLIVQSLSITVATAAPVKSEVHALAGETSFEPSGFFPIKGATSVVPNTILKLTFNEAIILGTGNIVLTNVGGTAFSESYAITDTSVVQLDTVSTSIIIKPRNPLPAGTYQVTVPSTAVISYGTPTKAFVGIDGITKQWTFQVEDLLVTYLFPAIASQTVDPVNQANLSMSFNREVSAGSGYIQVKRASDNVTVYTSEIKPEYITGLTVNVPISGLDYNTIYHILIDSGVLRDKVNGGAYAGFSAGLWSFKTKPALDTIKPKAVSYAPVNNGTVGDLKLAYLSMQFDERVFANENKSLVITNAANGSLVCTIPANLTVDPVDGSKINANLKGASCPDLVNNTNYTVTIGPDVYRDASGNYFEGVSWKFKALVDTIPPAISAYAPMVSSTNVSISTTVLSLTFNEPLGALLGTAKAYIFPQNSPSSRRELTMTLDSANNKVLFSLTGSGTLSNSTQYSISVPENTIQDTTGNKFAGISNPLQWTFQTGTNSMPVINSSSIDGANIVLTYNENLDSNKVPAASNFYVTVNDVVTPVTGVTIYNSEVRISLQYNVLIGQTVKVSYFQDANIPGRRLQNISGVAAESFSNRIVTNMTDSTLPKPVSGTIYGDTLTLTFNRSIPLLPTGAQSQFTVKQNGSTIGIKSAVVYGTTLNLTFSSNSTSPMPVSITYTPGANPLRDQSGNLVPAFTDFYVRNVHDNAPPTLSSATLNGNKIVLNYNEGLNTTSVPPKNSFSIVASGTNTALPTITNVAVINNTIELTLSSSVAANIPLLLYYYPTSPAIIDLSSNAAPAIVGFSFTTGSSAVAQLSTLNATNNQIALTYSSTLSATSIPYITQYGAKFDGVAVPVTAVSVSGTQVILTLSTAVRVGQRVTLSYNVSGVPLKDSLSQSVVAFTDLTVTNNGGSGTPLPGNLPEYLESDGAGGVRFIVDKVSTAVSAATPSGRTANRYMINGDKLLASFDAIKQGSGITVPMITFKVPTTEAGALVGIPLRAIMDATSKASNASFRLDYGDVQFTIPLKAINYNKQLQSTGGDVSTAYILLNIEKVQNTPLASSLAGRGAQLLATPANFSASMLAGGREREIDGYETYVTRTFVLSSTGGTGNGDISVVRIDNDSGDVTYVPTNIQNATGGVNVNFKRKGNSTYAVIRNNAVFTDMTKHWARDDVAILGSKFIVRGPTLTTFSPGREITRSEFAEYIARGLGLNGATASAAKFKDVGTTFKTASYIGAVSDAGIVEGDTSGRFKPNAPITREEMATILVRAMKYAEVQTTPNSSALNEFKDKAKVSSWAKDGMATSVTAGFIKGSTTKTINPQSNATRAEAAIMIKRFLEYVDFL is encoded by the coding sequence TTGCAGCTTAAACGTACTCTATCGCTTCTCTTATTCATTAGTTTAATCGTGCAGTCACTATCTATTACGGTTGCAACTGCAGCACCGGTTAAATCGGAAGTTCATGCTTTGGCGGGAGAAACAAGTTTCGAACCTTCGGGGTTCTTTCCAATCAAAGGGGCAACATCTGTGGTTCCCAATACGATCTTAAAGCTTACGTTTAATGAGGCAATTATTCTTGGAACGGGCAATATTGTGTTGACCAATGTGGGAGGTACGGCTTTTAGTGAATCCTATGCTATAACAGATACTTCTGTCGTGCAGCTTGATACGGTTAGTACATCGATTATTATCAAACCGCGGAACCCGTTGCCAGCTGGAACTTATCAGGTTACGGTACCTTCTACTGCAGTAATAAGCTACGGAACCCCGACCAAAGCTTTCGTGGGAATCGACGGCATTACGAAACAATGGACGTTTCAGGTCGAAGATCTGCTTGTTACGTATTTATTTCCAGCCATAGCCTCCCAAACCGTTGATCCAGTCAACCAGGCTAATCTATCCATGTCTTTTAATCGGGAGGTCAGTGCAGGCTCAGGGTATATTCAGGTGAAGAGAGCGTCTGATAATGTCACGGTCTATACGAGTGAAATTAAACCGGAGTATATTACAGGACTTACGGTCAACGTTCCAATAAGCGGACTGGACTATAATACGATCTATCATATTCTTATAGACTCAGGAGTACTGAGAGACAAGGTAAATGGTGGTGCATATGCTGGCTTCAGTGCTGGTTTGTGGTCTTTTAAGACTAAACCTGCATTAGATACGATAAAACCGAAGGCAGTATCTTATGCGCCGGTTAATAACGGAACTGTGGGGGACTTGAAGCTCGCCTATTTGTCCATGCAATTCGACGAGAGAGTGTTCGCGAACGAGAACAAAAGTCTAGTTATCACTAACGCGGCTAACGGGAGCTTGGTTTGTACAATCCCGGCAAATTTAACTGTGGATCCGGTTGACGGCAGTAAAATTAATGCGAATCTTAAAGGGGCTTCTTGCCCGGATCTAGTTAATAACACTAATTATACGGTTACGATCGGACCGGATGTTTATCGTGATGCGAGCGGTAATTATTTTGAAGGAGTTTCCTGGAAGTTTAAGGCGTTAGTCGATACTATCCCTCCTGCGATTTCAGCCTATGCGCCTATGGTGTCTTCTACGAATGTAAGTATTTCGACTACCGTTCTGAGCTTGACGTTTAATGAACCGCTTGGTGCTTTGTTGGGAACAGCCAAGGCATATATTTTTCCGCAAAACAGTCCATCAAGTAGGAGAGAGTTAACGATGACTCTCGATTCAGCGAATAACAAAGTATTATTTAGCCTTACAGGAAGCGGAACTCTCAGTAACTCGACACAGTATTCCATATCTGTTCCGGAGAATACTATTCAAGATACGACAGGTAATAAATTCGCCGGGATCTCCAATCCGCTGCAATGGACGTTTCAAACAGGAACGAATAGTATGCCGGTAATTAATAGTTCATCAATCGACGGGGCTAACATTGTGCTAACCTACAATGAGAACCTTGATTCTAATAAGGTTCCAGCTGCTAGTAATTTTTATGTAACGGTCAATGATGTCGTAACTCCCGTAACGGGTGTAACCATCTACAATAGTGAGGTCCGAATATCGTTACAATACAATGTTCTCATTGGACAGACGGTAAAGGTTTCTTACTTTCAAGATGCCAACATTCCTGGAAGACGGTTGCAAAACATAAGTGGAGTCGCAGCTGAATCGTTCAGTAATCGAATTGTAACAAATATGACGGATTCAACGTTACCTAAGCCGGTGAGCGGTACAATTTATGGGGATACATTGACATTAACGTTTAATCGCTCGATACCGTTGCTACCTACTGGTGCTCAGAGCCAATTCACTGTGAAGCAGAATGGCAGTACGATCGGAATTAAATCTGCCGTGGTTTACGGCACGACCTTGAACTTGACATTCAGTTCGAATTCTACAAGTCCGATGCCGGTATCCATAACGTATACGCCAGGCGCAAATCCCCTTAGAGATCAAAGCGGAAACTTGGTGCCGGCATTTACAGACTTCTATGTGCGGAATGTTCATGACAATGCTCCTCCGACGTTATCTTCTGCCACTCTAAACGGTAACAAGATCGTTTTGAACTACAATGAGGGCTTAAACACGACAAGTGTTCCGCCCAAAAATAGTTTCTCTATTGTCGCGAGCGGTACGAACACGGCTTTGCCGACAATCACAAATGTTGCCGTAATTAATAACACGATAGAACTGACCTTGTCGTCTAGCGTCGCAGCCAATATTCCGTTGTTATTGTACTATTACCCTACTTCACCTGCGATTATTGATCTTTCGAGTAATGCAGCGCCGGCTATAGTAGGATTTAGCTTCACAACGGGGTCAAGCGCTGTTGCCCAACTATCGACGTTAAATGCTACGAACAATCAAATCGCGCTGACCTATTCATCGACCTTAAGCGCGACATCGATTCCGTATATCACGCAATATGGGGCGAAGTTTGATGGAGTCGCCGTTCCAGTTACAGCTGTGTCAGTCTCGGGTACCCAGGTCATACTAACATTATCTACGGCTGTTAGAGTAGGACAGCGAGTAACTCTATCCTATAATGTCTCCGGAGTCCCTCTGAAAGACTCCCTTAGTCAATCCGTGGTCGCATTTACTGATTTAACCGTAACGAATAACGGGGGCAGTGGAACTCCTCTTCCGGGTAATTTGCCGGAATATCTGGAATCCGACGGCGCGGGAGGAGTGCGGTTTATCGTTGATAAAGTCTCGACGGCCGTTTCGGCGGCAACGCCTTCAGGTCGAACGGCTAATAGATATATGATCAACGGGGACAAACTGTTAGCTTCTTTTGATGCTATTAAACAAGGTAGCGGCATAACAGTGCCCATGATTACTTTCAAAGTTCCAACGACGGAAGCTGGAGCGCTTGTAGGTATTCCTTTGAGGGCCATCATGGATGCGACTTCTAAAGCATCGAATGCTTCGTTTCGATTGGATTACGGAGATGTCCAGTTCACGATTCCTTTGAAAGCTATTAACTACAATAAACAATTACAATCAACAGGTGGAGATGTGTCCACAGCTTATATTTTACTGAATATCGAGAAGGTTCAGAACACTCCGCTCGCTTCTTCACTTGCGGGTAGGGGAGCACAATTGCTTGCTACGCCAGCGAATTTCTCTGCAAGTATGTTAGCAGGAGGCAGGGAAAGGGAGATTGACGGTTATGAGACGTATGTCACAAGAACGTTCGTTCTCTCGTCTACAGGAGGTACAGGGAACGGCGACATCTCCGTCGTTCGGATCGACAACGATTCTGGGGATGTGACTTATGTGCCTACCAATATCCAGAATGCAACAGGCGGGGTAAATGTCAACTTTAAGCGTAAAGGAAATAGCACCTATGCGGTAATTCGGAATAACGCTGTTTTCACGGATATGACGAAGCATTGGGCAAGAGATGATGTAGCGATATTAGGTTCTAAATTTATTGTTCGTGGACCGACACTGACTACGTTCTCCCCGGGGAGAGAGATTACGCGGTCTGAGTTCGCCGAGTATATTGCAAGAGGATTAGGGCTAAACGGAGCAACAGCCTCGGCGGCAAAGTTTAAAGACGTGGGAACGACATTCAAAACGGCGTCATATATCGGAGCTGTTAGCGATGCTGGGATTGTTGAAGGTGATACATCAGGGAGATTTAAACCGAATGCGCCGATTACCCGGGAAGAGATGGCAACGATTCTCGTACGGGCTATGAAATACGCCGAAGTGCAGACGACTCCTAACAGTTCCGCGCTTAATGAGTTCAAGGACAAAGCCAAAGTAAGTAGTTGGGCTAAAGACGGGATGGCGACAAGCGTAACAGCAGGTTTCATCAAAGGTTCGACGACGAAGACCATTAACCCGCAAAGTAACGCAACTCGTGCGGAAGCGGCGATTATGATTAAACGATTCTTGGAATATGTGGATTTCTTATGA
- the rfbC gene encoding dTDP-4-dehydrorhamnose 3,5-epimerase, which translates to MKVIESKLQGAKLIEPSLFEDHRGFFMESYHAEGYAAIGLPNTYVQDNHSLSIQVGVLRGLHYQLNPKAQSKLVRVTAGSIFDAIVDIRKGSPTFGQWEGFELSAENKRQLFVPSGFAHGFCTVAPNTEVQYKVDNFFSPEQDRGILWNDPTIGIEWPTNAPILSDKDSRHPGLLNAHNNFVY; encoded by the coding sequence ATGAAGGTTATAGAAAGTAAGCTTCAGGGTGCCAAACTCATTGAACCGTCGCTCTTCGAGGATCATCGGGGTTTCTTTATGGAGAGTTATCATGCTGAGGGGTATGCTGCTATAGGGTTGCCAAATACCTACGTGCAAGACAACCATTCTTTATCTATCCAGGTGGGAGTCTTACGCGGACTGCATTACCAGCTCAATCCGAAAGCTCAGAGTAAACTTGTTAGAGTAACAGCAGGTTCGATCTTCGATGCGATAGTAGATATTCGAAAAGGGTCTCCTACCTTCGGGCAATGGGAGGGCTTTGAGTTGTCGGCGGAGAACAAAAGACAGTTGTTCGTTCCTAGCGGCTTCGCGCATGGTTTCTGCACGGTGGCTCCAAATACGGAAGTTCAATATAAAGTAGACAATTTCTTCTCCCCGGAGCAGGATAGAGGAATCCTATGGAACGATCCCACGATCGGAATCGAATGGCCTACGAATGCGCCTATCCTTTCGGATAAGGATTCACGACATCCCGGATTATTGAATGCGCACAATAATTTTGTTTACTAA
- the rfbD gene encoding dTDP-4-dehydrorhamnose reductase, whose amino-acid sequence MNDSSKRILVTGAGGQLGQEFVRLENNQDEVIGCRRSDLDITNAEQCRRIVDERKPDVILHVAAYTAVDRAEIEPDLAYAVNVTGTKNMAEAAERIGAIFCYISTDYVFDGMETMPYEVSHPTDPRSVYGRTKLEGEQIASETCSKVFIVRTSWVYGKYGNNFVKTMLRLANERQEISVVNDQFGAPTYTYDLAVLLAELVRSDQYGTYHVSNEGVCTWFEFAQTIFKEAGIEGITVRPCSTLQFPRPAPRPAYSVLSPNSLIEAGFKPLRHWKEALRHFLS is encoded by the coding sequence ATGAACGATTCCTCCAAACGGATACTGGTGACCGGCGCGGGAGGACAGTTAGGTCAAGAGTTCGTCCGATTGGAAAATAATCAAGATGAGGTGATAGGCTGTAGGCGTTCCGATCTAGATATTACAAATGCGGAACAATGCCGGCGCATCGTTGACGAACGCAAACCTGACGTAATTCTTCATGTCGCTGCTTACACGGCAGTAGATCGAGCGGAGATCGAACCGGATCTGGCATATGCCGTAAATGTCACGGGAACGAAAAATATGGCTGAGGCTGCCGAACGGATAGGGGCAATATTTTGCTATATCAGTACGGATTATGTATTTGACGGTATGGAAACGATGCCTTATGAAGTATCCCATCCAACAGATCCCCGATCCGTGTACGGTAGGACAAAGCTGGAAGGCGAGCAAATAGCCTCGGAAACTTGTTCTAAAGTATTTATTGTACGCACATCATGGGTTTACGGAAAATACGGCAATAATTTCGTAAAGACCATGCTCCGACTAGCTAATGAACGCCAGGAGATTTCCGTAGTGAACGATCAATTCGGGGCTCCGACGTATACCTATGATCTAGCTGTCCTCCTTGCGGAACTCGTACGATCCGATCAATATGGAACCTATCACGTATCTAATGAGGGGGTCTGTACATGGTTTGAATTCGCGCAGACGATTTTTAAGGAAGCCGGAATAGAGGGAATAACTGTGAGACCTTGTTCAACGTTACAATTTCCCCGTCCTGCTCCAAGACCCGCTTATTCCGTGCTAAGCCCAAACTCCTTGATCGAAGCGGGATTCAAACCGCTTCGTCACTGGAAGGAGGCTTTACGTCATTTTTTATCATGA
- the rfbB gene encoding dTDP-glucose 4,6-dehydratase: MRLLITGGAGFIGSNFIHYLRREHPSYEIVNVDLLTYAGNPDNLSNVEVSRQYRFIQADIADSDAMEILFADGIDSIVNFAAESHVDRSITDPGIFVRTNITGTQALLDLAIKYKVPKFLQISTDEVYGSLGAEGLFSEVTSLAPNSPYSASKAGADLLVRAYHETYGLHVNITRCSNNYGPYQFPEKLIPLMIRNALDNKPLTVYGDGLNIRDWLYVEDHCNAIALVLHQGRAGEIYNIGGNNERTNLQVVRTILQELGKPESLIHYVEDRLGHDRRYAIDATKIRNELRWQPKYEYETGIKSTIKWYRENGEWLNRIATGAYQL, encoded by the coding sequence ATGAGATTGCTTATAACGGGAGGGGCCGGATTTATCGGCAGCAACTTCATCCATTATTTGAGGCGAGAGCACCCATCCTATGAGATCGTGAATGTGGATTTACTAACTTATGCCGGCAATCCGGATAATTTATCCAACGTCGAGGTGTCCCGGCAATATCGTTTCATCCAGGCGGACATTGCGGATTCGGATGCCATGGAGATCTTATTCGCTGATGGCATTGACTCTATCGTGAATTTTGCCGCGGAATCTCACGTGGATCGCAGTATTACGGATCCTGGGATATTCGTAAGGACGAATATTACTGGCACGCAAGCATTGTTGGATCTAGCGATAAAATACAAAGTGCCCAAGTTTTTGCAAATTTCCACGGACGAGGTGTATGGAAGTCTTGGGGCAGAGGGGTTATTTTCAGAGGTGACGTCGCTTGCTCCGAATAGTCCTTATTCCGCAAGCAAAGCAGGGGCAGATCTGCTCGTTCGCGCTTACCACGAGACGTATGGTTTGCACGTCAATATTACCCGGTGCTCCAACAATTACGGCCCTTATCAATTTCCGGAAAAGCTTATCCCTCTTATGATACGCAACGCACTGGATAATAAACCTTTAACTGTCTATGGGGACGGCTTAAATATTAGGGATTGGTTATACGTGGAAGACCACTGCAATGCAATTGCTCTTGTGCTTCATCAAGGGCGCGCTGGGGAGATTTACAATATCGGGGGGAACAATGAACGGACGAACCTGCAAGTCGTCCGTACGATCCTCCAAGAGCTTGGCAAGCCGGAGAGTTTAATACATTATGTCGAGGATCGGTTAGGTCATGACCGTCGTTATGCGATTGATGCGACGAAGATTCGCAATGAACTTCGTTGGCAGCCTAAGTACGAGTACGAAACGGGTATTAAATCAACTATTAAATGGTACCGGGAAAACGGGGAATGGTTGAACCGAATCGCTACCGGAGCTTATCAATTATGA